The Corynebacterium atypicum genome contains the following window.
ACTAGCCGCTAAGTTCAACACGTCGGTACCGCTCGACGCTAGCCCCGCCGAGCCCGACGCCACCTCGGCCACGCCCCAGAAGAAGCGCCCCGTCGATCCCCGAGCGCAAACAGACCCGGACTTCGCCCACTTTGCGGGCCTGGTCGCCGACGTCCTGGGCTGCGAGCCCACCGAGGTGCACCGGCACAGCCGGCTGCGCGCCGACCTGGGCGCGGACTCGCTCAGCGTGATCGAGTTGACGGTTCGCGCCGAGGAGGAATTTGGGGTGCGCCTCAACGATCGCACCGTCCTCGGGTTTCACACGCTTGGCGACGCCGCCGACTACTTGAGCAAGGCGCAACAAAAACGCGAGGACGGTGAGTAACGCTTAACGCCCCATCCGCGCCGCGCTAGCTCCTTTAGACTCGGGGAGGAAAGGATAGCGCTCACCTTGGACGCCGCGCCTTGGCCGGCCGGTGCCAAGACCGCGCTCGCCCTAGGACAAGGAGCGTAGATGCTAATCGGAATCCCCCGGGAGCCCGACCCTTCGCAGCCGCTGGTAGCGGCCACCCCGGATACCGTTGGAAAGCTCATCAAGCTGGGCTACACAGTTGCCGTCGAAAGCGGCGCCGGTGCTCACGCGGCGTTTTCGGACGACGCCTTCCGGGCCGCCGGCGCCACCATCGTCGGCCCCGAGGTGTGGGACGCGGATGTGGTGACCACCCTCGATACCCCTCCGGCACAGTACCGCGAGCGGATGCGCGCGGGTGCCACGCTGATCGCCCGGCTCGCGCCGGCGCGCCACGAGGAGCTCGTCGGCGCACTAGCCCGCGAGAACCTCACCGCGCTGGCCATCGACGCCATTCCCCGGATCTCCCGGGCGCAGTCGATGGACGTGCTTTCTTCCATGGCTAACATCGCCGGCTACCGCGCCGTCATCGAGGCAGCGAATCACTTCGGTCGCCTGTTTACCGGGCAAGTCACCGCCGCCGGGAAGATCCCACCGGCCACGGTGTATGTGATCGGCGCTGGAGTCGCGGGGCTGGCCGCAATCGGTACGGCGAACTCGCTGGGTGCCATCGTCAAGGCCACCGATCTGCGTCCCGAGGTCGCTGAGCAGGTCGAGTCGATGGGCGCCCAGTTTGTGGCCATCCCGGCCGCCGCCGAAGAATCCGAGGACGGCTACGCCAAAGAGATGAACGAGGCGCAAGCCGAGGCCGCCGCCAAACTGTACGCTGCGGAGTCCGCGGCCGCGGACATCGTGATCACCACGGCGAATATTCCCGGCCGCACGTCCCCGATCCTGCTTACCGCCGCCGACGTCGACGCTATGCAACCGGGCTCGGTGGTGGTGGACATGGCCGCCGCTAACGGGGGCAACTGCGAGCTCACCCGCCCCGGCGAGATCTTCCGCACCGAGGGCGGAGTGACCATCATCGGGTTGACCGACCTGGCCGGACGTCTTCCCTCGCAAGCCTCCCAGCTGTACGGGCAAAACATTGTCAACCTGCTTAAGCTGCTCACCCCGGCCAAGGACGGTAAGCTCTCGCTCGATCTGGACGACGAGATCGTGCGCAGCATCACCGTCACAGCCTCACGCCAAGGCCCCTCGGTAACCGGGCAGCAAGTCGCAGAACCGGCCGCGGACAACGAGGCCGTGATCTACTGGCCACCCCCGCCGGTCAAAGTATCGGCCGCGCCCACAGCCGCTGCCGAGCCCCCTGCCGCCGAGGAAGCGCCCGAGGCGGAAAAGAGCCCCTGGCCGAGGCGTCTTTGGGCAGGATTCGGGCTGCTCCTCGGCGTCGCTCTGGTGCTCGCCAGCCCCGCCGCGGTCTCCGCGGACTACCTGGTGCTCATGCTCGCCATCGTGGTGGGCTTCTACGTAATCACCGCCGTGACGCACTCGCTGCACACCCCGCTAATGAGCGAGACAAACGCGATCTCGGGCATCATCCTGGTGGGCGCCGTGCTCCAGGTGGGCTCGACTAACCTCGCCGTCTCGGTGCTGGCGTTTATCGCCATCGTGATCGCGAGTATCAACATCTTCGGCGGCTTCACGGTCACCCACCGCATGCTCGCCATGTTCCGACAGGAGGCGTGAGATGAACTTCAGCCAAGACAATTTGTTGGTCTTAGGCGCAACTGCCACCTCTGAACTCAGCCCCCTGTCCGACTGGACCGGCCGGGCGACCACACTCGCCTACCTTGTGGCCGCCGTCCTCTTTATCCTGGCGCTGGCGGGACTTTCGCGCAACGAGTCCGCCCAGCGCGGCAACACCCTCGGCGCGCTGGGCATGACCCTTGCGGTGCTGGCCACCGTCGCCCGCGCGCTGGTGCAGTCCCACGAAAACCCCGGTGAGTACCGCTCCGCGATCTCGACGCTTGTGCTCATCGTCATCGCCATGCTCCTGGGGGCGGCAATCGGCGTCCCCATGGCTAAAAAGGTCGAGATGACGGGCATGCCCCAGCTGATCGCCCTCCTGCACTCGTTTGTGGGG
Protein-coding sequences here:
- a CDS encoding acyl carrier protein is translated as MGDLAAQLAAKFNTSVPLDASPAEPDATSATPQKKRPVDPRAQTDPDFAHFAGLVADVLGCEPTEVHRHSRLRADLGADSLSVIELTVRAEEEFGVRLNDRTVLGFHTLGDAADYLSKAQQKREDGE
- a CDS encoding Re/Si-specific NAD(P)(+) transhydrogenase subunit alpha, whose translation is MLIGIPREPDPSQPLVAATPDTVGKLIKLGYTVAVESGAGAHAAFSDDAFRAAGATIVGPEVWDADVVTTLDTPPAQYRERMRAGATLIARLAPARHEELVGALARENLTALAIDAIPRISRAQSMDVLSSMANIAGYRAVIEAANHFGRLFTGQVTAAGKIPPATVYVIGAGVAGLAAIGTANSLGAIVKATDLRPEVAEQVESMGAQFVAIPAAAEESEDGYAKEMNEAQAEAAAKLYAAESAAADIVITTANIPGRTSPILLTAADVDAMQPGSVVVDMAAANGGNCELTRPGEIFRTEGGVTIIGLTDLAGRLPSQASQLYGQNIVNLLKLLTPAKDGKLSLDLDDEIVRSITVTASRQGPSVTGQQVAEPAADNEAVIYWPPPPVKVSAAPTAAAEPPAAEEAPEAEKSPWPRRLWAGFGLLLGVALVLASPAAVSADYLVLMLAIVVGFYVITAVTHSLHTPLMSETNAISGIILVGAVLQVGSTNLAVSVLAFIAIVIASINIFGGFTVTHRMLAMFRQEA